From one Jilunia laotingensis genomic stretch:
- a CDS encoding helix-turn-helix domain-containing protein: MYNITLPILGTRLKQIREHIGYSQAQLAEQLNCKQNAISNLELGKGGSLKLLFQVLNFYSNYVFIDLIFSEKFYLISNTEEDEAQKANYNSVIIEIIRQSEKNYEDAMSNAKKELEANLQKAINLLQP; encoded by the coding sequence ATGTATAACATTACATTACCAATTTTAGGCACAAGGTTAAAGCAAATCCGAGAGCATATAGGATATTCCCAAGCTCAATTAGCAGAACAGCTGAACTGTAAACAAAATGCGATTTCAAATCTTGAACTAGGAAAAGGGGGCAGCCTAAAACTTTTATTTCAAGTGCTGAATTTTTATTCTAACTATGTTTTTATAGATTTAATATTTAGTGAAAAGTTTTATCTGATTTCTAATACAGAAGAAGATGAAGCGCAAAAAGCCAATTATAATTCTGTTATAATAGAAATTATAAGACAATCAGAAAAAAACTATGAGGATGCTATGTCAAACGCTAAAAAAGAGCTAGAAGCTAATCTTCAAAAAGCCATCAATTTATTACAGCCCTAA
- a CDS encoding MAC/perforin domain-containing protein produces MKSILYIIILSVIAPLFIACSEDLNLCAQQNTVVETDYSCDDVILQERNPSLPDVITGQPSFDEELTRSGEMIGGTDKYLGYGYKLLKGNYIPSDFDNFTHSILDIESLKEYDESYIDENYPNWNDQSSFAYYDFNNYTHFSSISKTVKSGFSLNLGFFSIGKKKTTTETFRTFINESKEQAYGEMNILFAHGKFTLLSSNGSNKVFARQFLRRSFINNLYTSPISSIIDSYGDFVVVGYYTGGRAFAQYMGNADSNTNVEQKTKSLEKNINASLVYKGDSLNGSFGFNGKDGTFDSTVYKRQDIFIRVKTLGGIQDETGVVNTTMALKDININLQSWRKSLNDSKNHTVIDLIEEGLYPMSDFVLERNFQRRFDDTSKEILLPVTRLYTPSITIARVLTKTSASGESLYDVAAVLTTRQGDQIVLSKSNATDAELRQNEDDNVFIKKAQIISAEISRYFSSDIQISYNTRKRINPQMRSPLCMVLENFNEKGFCKYYHEATNMEYLYDPTTKLCFSFFADERDESLLEVYGLSSWASNLVEKQISIATLANLYTIIGL; encoded by the coding sequence ATGAAATCAATATTATATATAATAATTTTATCTGTTATAGCTCCATTGTTTATAGCTTGTTCAGAGGATTTGAACTTATGCGCACAGCAAAATACAGTGGTTGAAACTGATTATTCATGTGATGATGTGATTCTTCAAGAACGTAATCCATCTCTTCCAGATGTTATTACAGGACAACCTTCTTTTGATGAAGAGTTGACAAGAAGTGGTGAGATGATTGGGGGAACTGATAAATATCTAGGTTATGGTTATAAATTGCTTAAGGGGAATTATATACCAAGTGATTTTGATAACTTTACGCATTCCATACTTGATATTGAATCTCTAAAAGAATATGATGAATCATATATTGATGAAAATTATCCTAACTGGAACGACCAGTCATCGTTTGCTTATTATGATTTTAATAATTATACGCATTTTTCATCAATAAGTAAAACTGTGAAAAGTGGATTTTCTTTAAATCTAGGATTTTTTTCTATAGGGAAAAAGAAAACGACAACCGAAACATTTAGAACTTTTATTAATGAATCAAAAGAACAAGCTTATGGGGAAATGAATATATTGTTTGCTCATGGCAAATTTACCTTGTTAAGTTCCAATGGTTCTAATAAAGTGTTTGCAAGGCAGTTTTTAAGAAGGTCTTTTATTAATAATTTATATACCTCTCCTATATCATCTATCATTGATTCATATGGAGATTTTGTTGTTGTTGGTTATTATACAGGTGGAAGAGCTTTTGCGCAATATATGGGTAATGCGGATTCAAATACGAATGTTGAACAGAAAACTAAATCCTTAGAGAAAAATATTAATGCTTCACTTGTATATAAAGGTGATTCACTTAATGGGTCGTTCGGATTTAATGGAAAGGATGGTACTTTTGATTCTACAGTTTACAAAAGACAAGATATATTTATACGTGTAAAAACATTGGGTGGTATTCAAGATGAAACAGGTGTAGTGAATACTACAATGGCACTTAAAGACATAAATATAAACTTGCAATCTTGGAGAAAATCATTAAATGATTCAAAAAATCATACAGTGATTGATTTAATAGAAGAAGGATTATATCCAATGTCGGATTTTGTACTGGAAAGAAACTTTCAAAGACGTTTTGATGATACTTCTAAGGAAATTCTTCTTCCTGTTACAAGACTTTATACTCCGTCTATTACGATTGCAAGAGTATTGACAAAGACATCTGCTTCGGGAGAAAGTTTATATGATGTAGCTGCTGTGTTAACAACAAGACAGGGTGACCAAATAGTATTGAGTAAAAGTAATGCTACGGATGCGGAATTAAGGCAAAATGAAGATGATAATGTTTTTATCAAAAAAGCCCAAATTATATCGGCAGAAATATCAAGGTATTTCAGCTCTGATATTCAGATAAGTTATAATACTAGAAAGCGTATTAATCCTCAAATGCGTTCTCCGCTATGTATGGTTTTGGAGAACTTCAATGAAAAAGGTTTCTGTAAGTACTATCATGAGGCAACTAATATGGAATATTTATACGACCCAACTACCAAACTCTGTTTTTCATTTTTTGCAGATGAAAGAGATGAGAGTTTGCTGGAAGTATATGGTCTTAGTTCATGGGCTTCTAATTTAGTAGAAAAACAGATTTCAATAGCAACATTAGCAAATCTATACACAATTATAGGATTGTAA
- a CDS encoding DUF7689 domain-containing protein, which translates to MRKQILILLGFSFSLIACQQNEEIGSVEDNANPNELTTRAASMRRVPTQAEKDNLKKDFPNLDVNNISVTGEATGTYNCIAYSMGITNKWIDPESFYNDFIEQYKNAKTLYGSSCNYEQTSTEGSNATVDGWGTSSIDMTHGSVVYSSGTWESKLGRYLRITHKRSELSGTLYGRILVSFIESRTKTDMSEIKELAKQIAQEDIELSDAEKQAVIDKAANINCEVKTKFNDLFNSWNEEISINPQTKYSSSTLAYTTLPQFKEMQAMGKNIIPLIMEKLLDEDNFFLLPLYDAIQTDSQLKISYKKGDAKILEGEQNKAKRTVRLWLSLSGN; encoded by the coding sequence ATGAGAAAACAAATTTTAATTTTATTAGGTTTCTCTTTTAGTCTTATTGCTTGTCAGCAAAACGAAGAGATTGGTTCTGTGGAGGATAATGCCAATCCAAACGAACTTACTACTAGAGCTGCTTCTATGAGAAGGGTTCCTACACAAGCGGAAAAGGATAATCTTAAAAAGGATTTCCCAAATTTAGATGTAAATAATATTTCTGTAACAGGAGAAGCAACAGGTACATATAATTGTATTGCTTATTCTATGGGGATAACTAACAAATGGATTGACCCAGAATCTTTTTACAATGATTTTATAGAACAGTATAAAAATGCTAAAACTTTATATGGTTCGTCTTGTAATTATGAACAGACTAGTACAGAAGGTAGCAATGCTACTGTTGATGGTTGGGGAACAAGTAGTATAGATATGACTCATGGAAGTGTTGTATATAGTAGCGGTACTTGGGAGTCAAAACTTGGGCGTTATTTGCGTATTACCCATAAAAGGAGTGAGCTATCTGGCACTTTGTATGGTAGAATTTTGGTTTCTTTTATCGAGAGTAGAACAAAGACTGATATGTCGGAGATAAAGGAACTTGCAAAACAGATAGCACAAGAAGATATTGAACTTTCTGATGCAGAAAAACAAGCTGTCATTGATAAAGCTGCAAATATTAATTGTGAGGTAAAGACTAAGTTTAACGATTTGTTTAATTCATGGAACGAAGAAATTTCAATAAATCCACAAACTAAATATAGTTCAAGTACTCTCGCTTATACAACATTACCACAGTTTAAAGAAATGCAAGCGATGGGTAAAAATATTATTCCGTTAATAATGGAAAAACTTTTAGATGAAGATAATTTCTTTTTGCTTCCTCTATATGATGCTATACAGACTGATTCTCAATTAAAAATAAGCTATAAGAAAGGTGATGCAAAGATTCTAGAAGGAGAACAGAATAAGGCTAAAAGAACAGTTCGTCTTTGGCTAAGTCTTTCGGGAAATTAA
- a CDS encoding aminotransferase class I/II-fold pyridoxal phosphate-dependent enzyme yields MEKTYHSLKDFELSYGKNAIERANDFQQYIEQLNDFGCKSYWITSHTGIGSTMAIEGFNEPVIAFISNDYLGMSQREETKQAGIDAIKKYGTGACAAQVIGGYLDIHQQLEKEIASFVGQEEAILFSSGFGANAGILRALLGQNDIALIDPYIHTSAMAGLKGTNIKRIGHNDLEYLEKVLKEVKGQYQTKLVIIDGVYSQDGDLSLLPEIITLCKTYETMLMLDDAHGIGVMGANGRGTAEYYNCLGQIDIITGTFSKSFGCVGGFAAASKKIIQYLKFYADSNVFSAAPTPQVTASILKALEIIKKEPQIRTKLWENTNYLRKRLKEEGFDIGKSVSPIFPIMIRDNKKVYEIAKMLQEKGIFTIGIVYPAVRTKEARLRVSVLATHKLEQLESLVNTLNDINKNIKIK; encoded by the coding sequence ATGGAAAAAACTTATCATTCATTAAAAGACTTTGAACTATCCTATGGGAAAAATGCTATTGAGAGAGCAAATGATTTCCAGCAGTACATTGAGCAACTAAATGATTTCGGATGTAAAAGCTATTGGATAACTTCACATACAGGTATCGGTTCAACAATGGCAATTGAAGGCTTCAACGAACCTGTTATTGCATTTATTTCTAATGATTATTTAGGTATGTCACAAAGAGAAGAAACTAAACAAGCAGGTATAGATGCTATAAAAAAATATGGAACAGGTGCTTGCGCTGCACAAGTAATAGGTGGTTATCTCGACATACACCAACAGCTAGAGAAAGAAATAGCTTCTTTTGTAGGACAAGAAGAAGCTATTTTATTTTCTTCCGGATTTGGAGCAAATGCCGGAATACTAAGAGCCTTATTGGGTCAAAATGATATTGCATTGATAGACCCTTATATCCACACAAGCGCAATGGCTGGACTAAAAGGAACAAATATAAAACGAATTGGGCATAACGACCTAGAATATTTGGAGAAGGTACTAAAAGAAGTCAAAGGGCAATATCAAACTAAACTTGTAATAATAGATGGTGTATATTCCCAGGATGGGGATTTGTCTTTACTTCCGGAAATTATTACTCTTTGCAAGACTTATGAAACCATGCTGATGTTAGATGATGCACATGGAATAGGAGTAATGGGAGCCAATGGCAGAGGAACAGCTGAATACTATAACTGTTTAGGTCAAATTGATATTATTACTGGCACATTCAGCAAGTCATTTGGTTGCGTAGGGGGATTTGCAGCAGCTTCGAAGAAGATAATACAATACTTGAAATTTTATGCGGACAGCAATGTGTTTTCAGCAGCCCCTACCCCACAAGTCACAGCATCCATACTAAAAGCTTTAGAGATTATAAAAAAAGAACCACAAATAAGAACCAAACTTTGGGAAAATACGAACTATCTTAGAAAACGGTTGAAAGAAGAAGGGTTCGACATAGGAAAATCTGTTTCCCCTATTTTTCCTATTATGATAAGAGATAATAAAAAGGTTTACGAAATTGCTAAAATGTTGCAAGAAAAAGGTATCTTTACAATTGGAATTGTATATCCGGCTGTAAGAACCAAAGAAGCAAGATTAAGGGTCAGCGTTCTTGCCACGCATAAACTTGAACAATTAGAATCTTTAGTCAATACTCTTAATGATATAAATAAGAACATAAAAATAAAATAA